A region from the Serinibacter arcticus genome encodes:
- a CDS encoding HAD family hydrolase, producing MGFEGGWRVHDDVADLLVRLAEAGLAVGALTNAVGDLSARKLARCGLADTVPLLVSLDTFGVGKPDPRVFLEACRLLGTSPERTVYVGDELDTDALAATAAGLRGIWLDRPGTRRGGVHLEDPGVAREAGIAVVGSLDALGR from the coding sequence GTGGGTTTCGAGGGCGGCTGGCGGGTGCACGACGACGTCGCGGACCTGCTGGTGCGTCTCGCGGAGGCGGGGCTCGCCGTCGGGGCCCTGACGAACGCGGTCGGAGACCTCTCGGCGCGCAAGCTGGCGCGGTGCGGCCTCGCCGACACCGTGCCGCTGCTGGTCAGCCTCGACACGTTCGGCGTCGGCAAGCCCGACCCTCGGGTCTTCCTCGAGGCGTGCCGGCTGCTGGGCACGTCACCGGAGCGCACCGTCTACGTCGGCGACGAGCTGGACACCGACGCGCTCGCAGCGACCGCCGCCGGGCTGCGGGGGATCTGGCTCGACCGGCCCGGTACGCGTCGCGGCGGCGTCCATCTCGAGGACCCCGGCGTCGCGCGCGAGGCGGGGATCGCCGTGGTCGGCTCGTTGGACGCGCTCGGGCGCTGA
- a CDS encoding cobalamin-independent methionine synthase II family protein, with product MRRSHDSVLTSHAGSLPRTERLVAANAARAAGEEVEGWEELLAAEVADLVLRQRETGIDLVGDGEYGKSMTSPMDFGSWWSYIFQRAEGLSLDEGGAWITDRHVSSPGDTRLTGFAFRRDQQAFREAYTDPTSGIFHGTPPVFPKVTGPLRYTGHAAIAADVANLRAAADAAGTSDAFITSLAPGSASRIANEHYASDEELLFAWADVMREEYVAVLDAGLILQIDDPSIAENYDQIEPEPALEDYLDFTRLRVEALNHALRGLPSDRIRYHLCWGSWHGPHTTDLGLRDILPTVLGINADAITFEAANVRHEHEYRVWEDVALPDGKILLPGVVSHATNVVEHPELVAERIVRIAERVGRENVVASTDCGLGGRVHGQIAWAKLRSLTEGAALATRTLWG from the coding sequence ATGCGCCGCAGCCACGACTCCGTCCTCACGTCCCACGCCGGTTCCCTCCCCCGCACGGAACGCCTCGTCGCCGCCAACGCCGCGCGGGCCGCGGGCGAGGAGGTCGAGGGCTGGGAGGAGCTGCTCGCCGCCGAGGTCGCCGACCTGGTCCTGCGGCAGCGCGAGACCGGGATCGACCTCGTGGGCGACGGCGAGTACGGCAAGTCGATGACCTCGCCGATGGACTTCGGCTCGTGGTGGTCCTACATCTTCCAGCGGGCCGAGGGCCTGTCCCTCGACGAGGGCGGCGCCTGGATCACCGACCGGCACGTGTCCTCCCCGGGCGACACCCGGCTGACGGGGTTCGCCTTCCGACGCGACCAGCAGGCCTTCCGCGAGGCCTACACCGACCCGACGTCGGGCATCTTCCACGGCACCCCTCCGGTCTTCCCCAAGGTGACCGGACCGCTGCGCTACACGGGGCACGCGGCGATCGCCGCCGACGTCGCCAACCTGCGCGCCGCGGCCGACGCGGCCGGGACGAGCGACGCCTTCATCACGTCCCTCGCGCCGGGCTCCGCCTCCCGCATCGCCAACGAGCACTACGCCTCCGACGAGGAGCTCCTGTTCGCCTGGGCCGACGTCATGCGCGAGGAGTACGTCGCGGTCCTCGACGCGGGGCTGATCCTCCAGATCGACGACCCCTCGATCGCCGAGAACTACGACCAGATCGAGCCCGAGCCCGCGCTCGAGGACTATCTGGACTTCACGCGGCTGCGGGTCGAGGCGCTCAACCACGCGCTGCGCGGCCTTCCGTCCGACCGGATCCGCTACCACCTCTGCTGGGGTTCGTGGCACGGCCCGCACACCACCGACCTCGGCCTGCGCGACATCCTCCCGACCGTCCTGGGGATCAACGCCGACGCGATCACCTTCGAGGCCGCGAACGTCCGGCACGAGCACGAGTACCGCGTGTGGGAGGACGTCGCCCTGCCCGACGGCAAGATCCTGCTGCCCGGCGTCGTCTCGCACGCGACCAACGTCGTCGAGCACCCCGAGCTCGTGGCCGAGCGCATCGTCCGGATCGCCGAGCGCGTGGGTCGGGAGAACGTCGTCGCCTCCACGGACTGCGGGCTCGGCGGCCGCGTGCACGGCCAGATCGCGTGGGCGAAGCTCCGCAGCCTGACCGAGGGCGCGGCCCTGGCGACACGGACGCTCTGGGGCTGA
- a CDS encoding fumarylacetoacetate hydrolase family protein yields the protein MRIARIAVGDDPRYAIVEGEGEDVTYALITGDPLYSGVEPTGQVLPADGVRLLAPVIPRSKVVGIGRNYAEHAAELGNAVPEDPMVFLKPNTAVVGPDDPIILPSYSEDVHYEGELALVISRICKDVPVTRAKDVILGYTCANDVTARDQGATGPWTLKKGFDSSCPLGPYIVTDLDPADLAVRTYLDGTLVQDGSTSQMVHGVHELVAYVSTIFTLLPGDVILTGTPAGVGPMVAGQRVDVEIEGIGRLSNPVMRR from the coding sequence ATGCGCATCGCACGTATCGCCGTCGGCGACGACCCCCGTTACGCCATCGTCGAGGGTGAGGGGGAGGACGTCACGTACGCCCTCATCACGGGTGACCCGCTGTACTCCGGCGTCGAGCCCACGGGCCAGGTGCTCCCGGCCGACGGCGTCCGCCTGCTCGCCCCGGTCATCCCTCGCTCGAAGGTGGTCGGGATCGGTCGCAACTACGCCGAGCACGCCGCCGAGCTGGGCAACGCGGTGCCCGAGGACCCGATGGTCTTCCTCAAGCCCAACACCGCCGTCGTCGGGCCGGACGACCCGATCATCCTGCCGAGCTACTCCGAGGACGTGCACTACGAGGGCGAGCTCGCCCTTGTCATCTCCCGGATCTGCAAGGACGTCCCGGTGACGCGCGCCAAGGACGTCATCCTCGGCTACACGTGCGCCAACGACGTGACCGCGCGGGACCAGGGCGCCACGGGCCCGTGGACGCTGAAGAAGGGCTTCGACTCCTCCTGCCCGCTCGGCCCCTACATCGTCACCGACCTCGACCCTGCCGACCTCGCCGTGCGGACCTACCTCGACGGCACGCTGGTCCAGGACGGGTCGACCTCGCAGATGGTCCACGGCGTGCACGAGCTGGTCGCCTACGTCTCGACGATCTTCACGCTGCTGCCCGGCGACGTGATCCTCACGGGGACGCCGGCCGGTGTCGGCCCGATGGTCGCGGGCCAGCGCGTCGACGTCGAGATCGAGGGCATCGGTCGCCTGAGCAACCCGGTGATGCGCCGCTAG
- a CDS encoding 3-methyladenine DNA glycosylase: MSTALVADTRRLAPATWRAAEAAHVARAEGLTATYRERRGRGESHAVEDFLFTYYPVKPSLLARWSPGVGVVLEDAAGSRLAGARWFREEGGDVELDRARFLADRGGAVRFHHALLGAVADRPARFDCFGLHEWAMVYGEAADEHRHPLPLRLGEEATDAVVRSHRVQCSHIDAFRFFTPAAQPLNTLQPSRETQVAMDQGGCLHVGMDLVKTSIHLGPAVPGDLALAAFELARDIRVLDMRASPYDVSSFGLAPVAIETPAGKAEYVAAQRDFSVRADGVRHRLLDVTTRVLAG; encoded by the coding sequence GTGAGCACCGCGCTCGTGGCCGACACCCGCCGGCTGGCCCCGGCGACCTGGCGAGCGGCCGAGGCGGCGCACGTCGCGCGGGCCGAGGGCCTGACCGCCACGTACCGCGAGCGCCGCGGGCGGGGCGAGAGCCACGCCGTCGAGGACTTCCTCTTCACCTACTACCCGGTCAAGCCGTCGCTGCTCGCCCGGTGGAGCCCCGGCGTCGGCGTCGTGCTCGAGGACGCGGCCGGTTCCCGGCTCGCCGGCGCCCGGTGGTTCCGCGAGGAGGGCGGCGACGTCGAGCTGGACCGCGCCCGCTTCCTCGCCGACCGCGGAGGTGCCGTCCGGTTCCACCACGCGCTGCTCGGCGCCGTCGCCGACCGCCCCGCCCGGTTCGACTGCTTCGGTCTGCACGAGTGGGCGATGGTCTACGGCGAGGCGGCCGACGAGCACCGCCACCCGCTCCCCCTGCGCCTGGGCGAGGAGGCGACCGACGCCGTCGTGCGCAGCCACCGGGTGCAGTGCAGCCACATCGACGCGTTCCGGTTCTTCACCCCGGCGGCGCAGCCGCTCAACACGCTGCAGCCCTCCAGGGAGACGCAGGTGGCGATGGACCAGGGCGGCTGCCTGCACGTCGGCATGGACCTCGTGAAGACCTCCATCCACCTCGGACCTGCCGTCCCGGGCGACCTCGCCCTGGCGGCGTTCGAGCTGGCCCGGGACATCCGGGTGCTCGACATGCGCGCCTCCCCCTACGACGTCTCCTCGTTCGGGCTCGCGCCCGTGGCCATCGAGACGCCGGCGGGCAAGGCGGAGTACGTCGCGGCGCAGCGCGACTTCAGCGTCCGGGCCGACGGCGTCCGGCACCGGCTGCTCGACGTCACCACCCGCGTCCTGGCCGGCTGA
- a CDS encoding class I SAM-dependent methyltransferase codes for MARYTHGHSESVLRSHTWRTARNSAAYLLDDLAPGLDVLDVGCGPGTITVDLADIVAPGRVVGVDTSHEVLLKASELAAARGVSNTLFEPADVFDLPYGSASFDVVHAHQVLQHLDDPVAALREMRRVLRPGGVLAVRDVDYGGMRWFPRLPGLDEWLDLYQQVARRNGGEPDAGPRLLSWVREAGFADTTATASTWCYADDDTRAWWAGVWSERVRHSQFAEHALELGVADTAALDAVAEAWREWGAAEDGWFAMVHGEVVARR; via the coding sequence ATGGCCCGGTACACGCACGGACACTCCGAGAGCGTGCTGCGGTCGCACACGTGGCGGACCGCACGCAACTCCGCCGCCTACCTGCTCGACGACCTCGCCCCCGGGCTGGACGTCCTCGACGTGGGCTGCGGCCCCGGCACCATCACGGTCGACCTCGCCGACATCGTCGCCCCGGGGCGCGTCGTCGGCGTCGACACCTCCCACGAGGTGCTGCTGAAGGCCTCCGAGCTGGCCGCCGCCCGCGGCGTGAGCAACACGCTCTTCGAGCCGGCCGACGTGTTCGACCTTCCCTACGGGAGCGCGAGCTTCGACGTCGTCCACGCCCACCAGGTCCTCCAGCACCTCGACGATCCGGTCGCCGCGCTGCGCGAGATGCGCCGCGTGCTGCGCCCGGGCGGCGTGCTCGCCGTCCGCGACGTCGACTACGGCGGCATGCGCTGGTTCCCGCGGCTGCCCGGTCTGGACGAGTGGCTCGACCTCTACCAGCAGGTGGCGCGCCGCAACGGCGGCGAGCCCGACGCCGGTCCCCGCCTGCTGTCGTGGGTCCGGGAGGCCGGCTTCGCGGACACGACCGCGACGGCGTCGACCTGGTGCTACGCCGACGACGACACGCGCGCCTGGTGGGCGGGCGTCTGGTCCGAGCGGGTGCGCCACTCGCAGTTCGCCGAGCACGCCCTGGAGCTGGGCGTGGCGGACACGGCGGCGCTCGACGCCGTCGCGGAGGCCTGGCGCGAGTGGGGCGCTGCCGAGGACGGCTGGTTCGCGATGGTGCACGGCGAGGTCGTCGCCCGGCGGTAG
- a CDS encoding heparan-alpha-glucosaminide N-acetyltransferase domain-containing protein gives MSSPQFPAGSPVPGPATAPPPQVWTPGPTTGPAFAPTPAPAPTTARTAAPRRRISGVDVARSVAILGMLVAHLGTGHDNRGGGWGEQWMWIFDGRSSALFATLAGVGIALMTRSTAHDDRLGWRRVRTKIAVRAVILFGVGFGLQLLGTPVVVILTSYAVMFLMALPVLRLRSGWLLGLAGVAVVLGPVVALGLRQSLTGTVQPSVVFLWEGPLIGELVLGYYPVVVWIAYLLVGIVVGRGALASRRYAAALLGGGALVAAAAYGVGASLSSGTGSSTGPFDVLFWPDALLSVEPHANSGFDVVGNLGVAVAVLGLCLLATSGRVGELALWPLAATGSMSLTIYSAQLVVIAVLGSDAVYYPASNGPLLALALGSIAFACLWRATLGQGPLERLLKAASDGAARSVSA, from the coding sequence ATGAGCTCACCGCAGTTCCCCGCCGGATCGCCCGTCCCGGGACCCGCCACAGCGCCCCCGCCGCAGGTCTGGACCCCGGGTCCGACGACCGGCCCGGCCTTCGCGCCGACCCCCGCGCCCGCCCCGACGACCGCTCGGACGGCCGCACCGCGCCGTCGGATCTCGGGCGTCGACGTCGCCAGGTCCGTCGCCATCCTCGGCATGCTCGTCGCGCACCTCGGCACCGGCCACGACAACCGCGGTGGCGGCTGGGGCGAGCAGTGGATGTGGATCTTCGACGGTCGCTCCTCGGCCCTGTTCGCGACGCTCGCGGGCGTCGGGATCGCCCTGATGACGCGCTCGACGGCGCACGACGACCGCCTCGGGTGGCGTCGCGTGCGGACGAAGATCGCCGTCCGCGCCGTCATCCTGTTCGGCGTCGGGTTCGGGCTGCAGCTGCTCGGGACCCCCGTCGTCGTCATCCTCACGTCCTACGCGGTGATGTTCCTGATGGCGCTGCCCGTGCTCCGGCTGCGGAGCGGGTGGCTGCTCGGGCTGGCGGGCGTCGCCGTCGTGCTCGGCCCCGTCGTCGCGCTCGGGCTGCGACAGTCCCTGACGGGGACCGTGCAGCCGAGCGTCGTCTTCCTCTGGGAGGGGCCGCTGATCGGCGAGCTCGTGCTCGGCTACTACCCGGTGGTGGTCTGGATCGCCTACCTGCTGGTCGGCATCGTCGTCGGCCGGGGCGCGCTGGCCTCCCGTCGCTACGCCGCCGCGCTGCTCGGCGGCGGGGCCCTCGTCGCGGCCGCGGCCTACGGCGTCGGCGCCTCGCTCTCGAGCGGGACGGGCAGCTCGACCGGACCGTTCGACGTGCTCTTCTGGCCCGACGCGCTGCTGTCCGTCGAGCCGCACGCCAACTCCGGCTTCGATGTCGTGGGCAACCTCGGGGTCGCCGTGGCGGTGCTCGGGCTCTGCCTGCTGGCCACCTCCGGCCGGGTCGGTGAGCTCGCCCTGTGGCCGCTGGCCGCGACGGGCTCGATGTCGCTGACGATCTACTCCGCGCAGCTCGTCGTGATCGCGGTCCTGGGCTCCGACGCCGTGTACTACCCCGCCTCGAACGGTCCCCTGCTCGCCCTCGCGCTCGGCTCGATCGCCTTCGCCTGCCTGTGGCGCGCCACGCTCGGCCAGGGACCGCTCGAACGGCTCCTCAAGGCGGCGTCCGACGGCGCGGCCCGGTCGGTGTCGGCGTGA
- a CDS encoding PD-(D/E)XK nuclease family protein, translated as MTAVVGLTGVERADGAVLAGLAAVGIAPAASERAGTAIPVATGIRHASDADDEVRLVVREVATLLESTPAHRIAVLYAAASPYARLLHERFAQAGIQVNGRGVRGVEERALTRGFLGLLRLPEHLFARAEVMRVLAEAPAVLDGRVAPVSRWEAISRAAAVVEGEDWDVRLGEWARSRAVLAEAELAAEDPRPGVVERHQRDARSAGELRDAVLGLRARLADGAAAVTWPALSAWASALFADVYQQDDGGRLPAEESYAAAAIAAATAQLASLGQVEPTTSLASAVEVLELELERAVPRVGRFGEGVHVSPLGETAALEADVVIAVGLAEDSYPGRLREDALLGEDARDAAPGLVPLRTRIDDRHRALLAALAAAPTALVTFPRGDLRRSTHRLPSRFVLPSLRDLAGTADGPRTELAASEWDEVPEAAKVGSPSFASSLLRTPAPADEQEWRVRAAAQDALDDPVVTSARTMLAARAGDVLTRYDGDLGGVTGLPDHATGQPVVAPTSLEQYADCPHAWFMERLLRVSPLQAPEEVVQVSPLEVGNLVHTCLDRLVSSSPALPQDGAPWSAADRDLLRRIFEEEADAAAARGVTGHPRLWQLERQALARDLERMLEDDDRWRASRRATVLASELSFGQNGAPPVLVPVAGGAVAMRGSADKVDRAADGTLLVTDVKTGKKAGYTAIEKDPVVGGTRLQLPVYAHAARAAYGGEVAEALCWFVRRDAGSRIAVTLDDELERRYSESVGTLVDHIARGWFPAVAPAEADVIFVRCPYCNPDGLGHGERRERWERQRSDPRLADLVALIDPEAVDPLSSGAGAPTPRTEENR; from the coding sequence GTGACCGCCGTCGTCGGACTCACGGGTGTCGAACGGGCCGACGGAGCCGTCCTCGCGGGGCTGGCAGCCGTCGGGATCGCGCCCGCGGCGTCGGAGCGGGCCGGCACCGCCATCCCGGTGGCCACGGGCATCCGCCACGCGTCCGACGCCGACGACGAGGTCAGGCTGGTCGTCCGGGAGGTCGCCACGCTGCTCGAGTCGACGCCGGCCCACCGCATCGCGGTGCTCTACGCCGCCGCCTCGCCGTACGCGCGGCTGCTCCACGAACGCTTCGCGCAGGCCGGGATCCAGGTCAACGGGCGTGGCGTGCGCGGTGTCGAGGAGCGAGCGCTGACGCGCGGTTTCCTCGGGCTGCTGCGGCTGCCCGAGCACCTGTTCGCCCGCGCCGAGGTGATGCGGGTGCTCGCCGAGGCGCCCGCCGTGCTGGACGGCCGCGTCGCGCCCGTCTCGCGCTGGGAGGCGATCTCCCGGGCGGCGGCCGTCGTCGAGGGCGAGGACTGGGACGTCCGGCTGGGGGAGTGGGCCCGGTCCCGGGCCGTGCTGGCCGAGGCCGAGCTGGCCGCGGAGGACCCCCGCCCCGGGGTCGTGGAGCGCCACCAGCGGGACGCCCGGAGCGCCGGCGAGCTGCGGGACGCCGTCCTCGGGCTGCGCGCGCGACTCGCCGACGGCGCTGCGGCGGTGACATGGCCGGCGCTGTCCGCCTGGGCCTCGGCCCTGTTCGCCGACGTCTACCAGCAGGACGACGGCGGACGGCTCCCCGCCGAGGAGTCCTACGCCGCCGCCGCGATCGCCGCGGCGACGGCGCAGCTCGCCTCGCTCGGCCAGGTCGAGCCCACCACGTCCCTCGCCTCGGCCGTGGAGGTGCTGGAGCTGGAGCTGGAGCGCGCCGTCCCGCGCGTGGGGCGCTTCGGCGAGGGCGTCCACGTGAGCCCGCTCGGGGAGACGGCCGCGCTGGAGGCCGACGTCGTGATCGCCGTCGGGCTCGCGGAGGACTCCTACCCCGGCCGCCTGCGGGAGGACGCCCTGCTGGGGGAGGACGCCCGCGACGCCGCCCCGGGACTCGTCCCGCTGCGCACCCGGATCGACGACCGCCACCGTGCGCTGCTGGCGGCGCTGGCCGCCGCGCCGACCGCGCTCGTGACCTTCCCGCGCGGCGACCTGCGGCGCAGCACCCACCGGCTCCCGTCGCGGTTCGTCCTGCCGTCGCTCCGCGACCTCGCCGGCACGGCCGACGGGCCCAGGACGGAGCTCGCCGCCTCGGAGTGGGACGAGGTGCCGGAGGCGGCGAAGGTCGGGTCGCCGTCGTTCGCGTCGTCGCTGCTGCGCACGCCGGCGCCCGCCGACGAGCAGGAGTGGCGGGTGCGGGCAGCGGCGCAGGACGCGCTCGACGATCCGGTGGTGACCTCGGCCCGGACCATGCTCGCGGCACGCGCCGGCGACGTGCTGACGCGCTACGACGGCGACCTGGGAGGCGTCACCGGGCTGCCGGACCACGCCACCGGGCAGCCGGTGGTGGCGCCGACGTCGCTGGAGCAGTACGCCGACTGCCCGCACGCCTGGTTCATGGAGCGCCTGCTGCGGGTCTCGCCGCTCCAGGCGCCGGAGGAGGTCGTCCAGGTCTCACCGCTGGAGGTCGGGAACCTCGTGCACACCTGCCTCGACCGGCTGGTGAGCAGCTCGCCCGCGCTGCCGCAGGACGGCGCCCCGTGGTCGGCCGCCGACCGTGACCTGCTGCGGCGGATCTTCGAGGAGGAGGCCGACGCGGCCGCCGCCCGCGGCGTCACCGGGCACCCCCGGCTGTGGCAGCTCGAGCGGCAGGCGCTGGCGCGCGACCTCGAGCGGATGCTCGAGGACGACGACCGCTGGCGGGCCTCCCGCCGCGCGACCGTGCTGGCCTCGGAGCTGAGCTTCGGCCAGAACGGTGCCCCGCCCGTGCTGGTGCCGGTCGCCGGCGGCGCCGTCGCGATGCGCGGGAGCGCCGACAAGGTGGACCGCGCGGCCGACGGCACGCTCCTGGTGACCGACGTCAAGACCGGGAAGAAGGCGGGCTACACCGCCATCGAGAAGGATCCGGTGGTCGGTGGGACGCGGCTGCAGCTGCCCGTCTACGCCCACGCCGCCCGGGCCGCCTACGGGGGCGAGGTCGCCGAGGCGCTGTGCTGGTTCGTCCGTCGCGACGCCGGCTCCCGCATCGCCGTGACGCTCGACGACGAGCTCGAGCGCCGCTACTCCGAGTCCGTGGGGACGCTCGTCGACCACATCGCGCGGGGCTGGTTCCCGGCCGTCGCCCCGGCGGAGGCCGACGTGATCTTCGTGCGGTGCCCGTACTGCAACCCCGACGGGCTCGGCCACGGCGAGCGCCGCGAACGGTGGGAGCGGCAGCGCAGCGACCCCCGGCTGGCCGACCTGGTCGCCCTCATCGACCCCGAGGCCGTCGATCCGCTGTCGTCGGGTGCCGGCGCGCCCACCCCCCGTACCGAGGAGAACCGATGA
- the gltX gene encoding glutamate--tRNA ligase, whose amino-acid sequence MTTSSGSSVRVRFCPSPTGIPHVGMIRTALFNWAQARHTGGTFVFRIEDTDAARDSEESYAAIIESLRWLGLDWDEGIEVGGPHGPYRQSQRGEIYAEVISELKAGGYLYPSFSTPEEIAERNAAAGRAAQMGYDNAERDLTADQVEAFRAQGREPVWRLRMPDDDITFTDLIRGEVTFAAGSVPDFVVVRADGKPLYTLVNPVDDALMGINHVLRGEDLLSSTPRQIALYRALVELGIAEAEPVFAHMPLVRGDGNKKLSKRDPESNLFHHRERGFIPEGLLNYLSLLGWSIAPDNDVFTMAELVEAFDIADVNPNPAQFDLAKAEAINGQHVRLLAPEDFRSRLVPYLTDVLSAPSWDLLNDREREILTAAAPLVQERMVLLGEAPAMLGFLFTAGDDVAIADDARATLKDGAADVLDAAIGALTGLETFATAEIEAALREAIVEGLGVKPRLAFGPLRVAVSGRRISPPLFESMEILGQDSTLNRLRALRATL is encoded by the coding sequence ATGACTACCTCCTCCGGCTCGTCCGTGCGCGTCCGCTTCTGTCCCTCGCCCACCGGGATCCCGCACGTCGGGATGATCCGCACGGCCCTGTTCAACTGGGCGCAGGCCCGGCACACCGGCGGCACGTTCGTGTTCCGCATCGAGGACACCGACGCCGCGCGGGACTCCGAGGAGTCCTACGCCGCGATCATCGAGTCGCTGCGCTGGCTCGGGCTGGACTGGGACGAGGGCATCGAGGTCGGCGGCCCGCACGGTCCCTACCGGCAGTCGCAGCGCGGCGAGATCTACGCCGAGGTCATCTCCGAGCTCAAGGCCGGCGGGTACCTCTACCCGTCCTTCTCGACGCCGGAGGAGATCGCCGAGCGCAACGCCGCCGCCGGGCGGGCGGCACAGATGGGTTACGACAACGCCGAGCGCGACCTCACCGCCGACCAGGTCGAGGCGTTCCGCGCGCAGGGTCGCGAGCCCGTGTGGCGCCTGCGGATGCCCGACGACGACATCACCTTCACGGACCTGATCCGCGGCGAGGTCACGTTCGCGGCGGGCTCCGTGCCGGACTTCGTCGTCGTCCGCGCCGACGGCAAGCCGCTGTACACGCTCGTCAACCCGGTCGACGACGCGCTGATGGGCATCAACCACGTGCTGCGGGGCGAGGACCTGCTGTCCTCCACGCCGCGCCAGATCGCGCTGTACCGCGCGCTGGTCGAGCTCGGGATCGCCGAGGCGGAGCCGGTCTTCGCCCACATGCCGCTCGTGCGCGGTGACGGCAACAAGAAGCTCTCCAAGCGCGACCCCGAGTCGAACCTCTTCCACCACCGCGAGCGCGGATTCATCCCGGAGGGGCTGCTGAACTACCTGTCGCTGCTGGGCTGGTCGATCGCGCCGGACAACGACGTGTTCACGATGGCCGAGCTCGTCGAGGCGTTCGACATCGCCGACGTCAACCCCAACCCGGCCCAGTTCGACCTCGCCAAGGCCGAGGCGATCAACGGCCAGCACGTCCGGCTCCTCGCGCCGGAGGACTTCCGCTCCCGGCTGGTGCCCTACCTCACCGACGTCCTGTCGGCCCCGAGCTGGGACCTGCTGAACGACCGCGAGCGCGAGATCCTCACGGCGGCGGCTCCGCTCGTGCAGGAGCGCATGGTGCTGCTGGGCGAGGCGCCGGCGATGCTCGGCTTCCTCTTCACGGCGGGCGACGACGTCGCGATCGCCGACGACGCCCGCGCCACGCTCAAGGACGGCGCGGCCGACGTGCTCGACGCCGCGATCGGCGCGCTCACCGGTCTGGAGACGTTCGCGACGGCGGAGATCGAGGCCGCGCTGCGCGAGGCCATCGTCGAGGGTCTGGGCGTCAAGCCGCGCCTGGCGTTCGGTCCGCTGCGCGTGGCCGTCTCAGGACGTCGGATCTCGCCGCCGCTGTTCGAGTCGATGGAGATCCTCGGCCAGGACTCCACGCTGAACCGGCTGCGGGCGCTGCGCGCGACCCTGTGA